The DNA sequence TCCAGAAGGTACTGGTGGATGAACCCGATAGAGACAGTGCGATCTCCATCCTTCGCGGGATCAAGGAGAAGTACGAGACCCATCATAAGGTACGCATCAAGGACGCGGCCATCATAGCGGCAGTAGACCTATCGCAGCGCTACATCTCGGACCGATTCCTCCCCGATAAGGCCATCGACCTGATGGATGAGGCGGCCTCCAAACTCCGTATGGAGATCAATAGCCGTCCAGAGGAACTGGATGAGATAGAAAGAAGGATCATGCAATTAGAGATCGAACGCGAGGCCATCAAGCGTGAGAAGGACGAGAAGAAACTGGAGAAACTCAATAAGGAACTGGCCGAACTCACTGATCAGCGAGCTGACTTCAAGAGCAAATGGGAAGCGGAGAAAGAAGTGGTCGAAGCCATCCAGCAGGCCAAGAAAGATATCGAGTCCCTCAAATTGGAAGCCGAACAGGCTGAGCGGTCCGGTGATTTTGGGAGAGTAGCAGAGATCCGATATGGAAAGATCAAAGAGGCAGAAGAGACTCTGGAAAAGAGTAAGTCCAAGCTCCAAGAACTCCAAACAAACTCCAAGCTCATCAAAGAAGAAGTAGATACCGAAGAAGTAGCCGATGTGGTATCCAAATGGACCGGTATCCCCGTCACCAAGATGCTGGAGAGCGAGAAGGAAAAATTGCTCCGTTTAGAAGACGAGCTCCATAAGCGCGTAGTCGGGCAAGAAGAGGCCGTCACGGCTGTAGCAGATGCGGTCAGACGCAGCAGAAGTGGACTGCAGGACGATAAGCGCCCGATAGGGAGCTTCATCTTCCTCGGAACGACCGGTGTCGGAAAGACCGAATTGGCCAAAGCCCTTTCTGAATTCCTCTTCAACGATGAAGGAGCCATGACGCGCATCGACATGAGCGAATATCAAGAGCGACATGCCGTGAGCCGATTGGTAGGTGCACCTCCGGGATATGTAGGGTATGATGAAGGAGGACAACTGACAGAAGCTGTCCGCAGAAAACCATACAGCGTGGTGCTGCTGGACGAGATAGAAAAAGCCCATCCAGATGCCTTCAATATCCTCCTGCAGGTATTGGATGATGGCCGACTGACCGACAACAAAGGTCGTACGGTCAATTTCAAGAACACCATCATCATCATGACTTCCAACATCGGGTCCGATATCATCCAAGAAGGATATGAGGAGATGAAGGAAATGGCCGATGCGGCTAAAGAAGAACAGATCCGCACCGAGGTCATGGCCTTGCTGAGAAAGACCCTCCGTCCTGAGTTCTTGAATCGTGTGGATGAGACCATCATGTTCACTCCACTGGACCGAAAGGACATCAAGGAGATCGTCAAGCTCCAACTCGAGCTCCTAGCAGCTCGGGTGAAGGACAGTGGCATCAAACTCACGGCCAGCGAAGAGGCCATCAGCTATATCGCAGAGGCCGGGTACGACCCTGCATTCGGTGCCCGACCGGTCAAGCGGGTCATTCAGAAAGAGGTCCTCAATGAGCTCAGCAAGCAACTTCTGGCAGGCAACATTGATAAGACACAAACTGTGGTGATGGATGTATTCGAAGGAAAAATCGTATTCCGCAAACCCATCAAGGACGCAGAACTAGTGAATTAGCAGCCTTTTCATCTGGTTGTTTTGGTTGAAGACCCTTCTGGAGATCATAGATTCTTTGGGAGGGTCTTTTTTTTTTATTGAACAAACCAACTTAGGAGTGTGCTGGTCTTTTCAATACAACTCACCTGACTATCTTGTTCTCTATAATAGGATACCCCGTCAGTATGAAGAACACAAGACTGTACCTACTCTTCACCTTTGCCCTACTCAGTTCCTGCCATTCATCTCATCCTCCTATTCAGCGGACCTTCGTAGCTGTGATCGTAGAGGATATGGAGATTTCAAGCGAATGGTATCGCACACACTTCTCGCTGACCGAGTATGACCAACGCTCCGTTCCAGAACGCGGGTTGATCCAATCCAATCTGATCAATGAGCATCTCCATGTGGAACTGATCCAACTGGATAGCGCCATAGATCTGGAGGACTCACTGGCCAACTACGGGTCGAACTCCAAAGTAGAGGGTCTATTCAAGATCGGTTTTGTGTTTGCCGATCTAGCCGGATTTGCCAAAAAGCACGGGCATCTAGAACAATTGGTTCATGATCCTGTCAGTGAAGCTCAGACCTTGGTGATCAAAGATCCGGACGGAAATCGCATTCAACTATTTGAGAAATAGCAGAAAGCCTAGTAGCCTCTATCAAGTTATTGACCAGCCCTGTATTCGAATCCTTGCTCGATTCAACCGAGCAGACGAATCTTTTCAATTAGTTGGACCAAGAATGTGCTAACAATTATCAGTAAATGCCTACTAGCTAATTATGGCCTATTCAAGAATCATAAGACTTTAAAAAGTCGACAATCACAACATTTGGGGGCAACACATTTTCTCCTTATTTTGAACGCAGTTTACAGGAATTCACTACCCTCAACCACGTTTCGACCACGAGCAATTTGATACGTTATGATTGAACGTAAGGTGGTAAAGTATACCAGGGTCCGAGAAACCAAATGCATGAGCATCTATCTAGGCTCCAATGACTTTCTCTACATGGCCTGGTACGGGTATTCGACCTTTGATGATGTAAAGGAAGGATGCCTCATGTTGGTCGATTCAATGATAGAATACGGCTGTGGCAGCATAGTGCATGATGACAGAAGGATCAAAGGAACATGGTCCCATTCACTCGCATGGTTGGAGGAAGTGTTCATGCCTAAGATGCTGGCCAATGGCTTGAAGAAAACGGCACACATCTATTCTGAAGATGAGGTAGCACAATATTCCATGGATCGCTTCTTGGAGAAGGATTTCGACTATGAGGATATGGTATTCTCAGATTTCAGAAATGCCGTTCAGTGGCTCAAGGGATATGCATTCGACCCTCCGAGCAACGAGGAGCTTACTCCTTCTGACCGAAGGAACTACCAGAATGAGATGAATCCTGACGAGTTGTTCTTTGTATCCAAACATGGGAATAAGAGTATTCTTTACATGAAAGAACGACAGATAGAGACCAGAAGACCTCTGAAAGACATTATGGAACAGTTGCCAAGCAGTGACTTCATGAGAGTGCATCAGGGTAATATCATCAATGTGAAGAAAGTCACAGAACTGAAATACCGGTCAG is a window from the Flavobacteriales bacterium genome containing:
- the clpB gene encoding ATP-dependent chaperone ClpB, producing HGQQSIENAHLLKALFEVDENVLPFLFGKLNMDPSTIEQAALKMIEGYPKVSGGNGQIGLSRYANESLQKAFIEIKKTQDEYVSLEHLLLGILDTKNQVSQMLKDAGMNRKDLLEAIKELRKGSRVTSASAEETYNSLNKYAKNLVQLARDGKLDPVIGRDEEIRRVLQILSRRTKNNPILVGEPGTGKTAIAEGLAHRIINGDVPENLQNKQLYSLDMGALIAGAKFKGEFEERLKAVIQEVTGADGEIILFIDEIHTLVGAGGGQGAMDAANILKPALARGELRAIGATTLNEFQKYFEQDKALERRFQKVLVDEPDRDSAISILRGIKEKYETHHKVRIKDAAIIAAVDLSQRYISDRFLPDKAIDLMDEAASKLRMEINSRPEELDEIERRIMQLEIEREAIKREKDEKKLEKLNKELAELTDQRADFKSKWEAEKEVVEAIQQAKKDIESLKLEAEQAERSGDFGRVAEIRYGKIKEAEETLEKSKSKLQELQTNSKLIKEEVDTEEVADVVSKWTGIPVTKMLESEKEKLLRLEDELHKRVVGQEEAVTAVADAVRRSRSGLQDDKRPIGSFIFLGTTGVGKTELAKALSEFLFNDEGAMTRIDMSEYQERHAVSRLVGAPPGYVGYDEGGQLTEAVRRKPYSVVLLDEIEKAHPDAFNILLQVLDDGRLTDNKGRTVNFKNTIIIMTSNIGSDIIQEGYEEMKEMADAAKEEQIRTEVMALLRKTLRPEFLNRVDETIMFTPLDRKDIKEIVKLQLELLAARVKDSGIKLTASEEAISYIAEAGYDPAFGARPVKRVIQKEVLNELSKQLLAGNIDKTQTVVMDVFEGKIVFRKPIKDAELVN
- a CDS encoding VOC family protein — protein: MKNTRLYLLFTFALLSSCHSSHPPIQRTFVAVIVEDMEISSEWYRTHFSLTEYDQRSVPERGLIQSNLINEHLHVELIQLDSAIDLEDSLANYGSNSKVEGLFKIGFVFADLAGFAKKHGHLEQLVHDPVSEAQTLVIKDPDGNRIQLFEK
- a CDS encoding LytTR family transcriptional regulator codes for the protein MSIYLGSNDFLYMAWYGYSTFDDVKEGCLMLVDSMIEYGCGSIVHDDRRIKGTWSHSLAWLEEVFMPKMLANGLKKTAHIYSEDEVAQYSMDRFLEKDFDYEDMVFSDFRNAVQWLKGYAFDPPSNEELTPSDRRNYQNEMNPDELFFVSKHGNKSILYMKERQIETRRPLKDIMEQLPSSDFMRVHQGNIINVKKVTELKYRSGGHYNAFFKDFGGIYVPVSRTKIQDLKKAMNLVDRSSSSS